A genomic stretch from bacterium includes:
- a CDS encoding O-acetyl-ADP-ribose deacetylase, translating into METSIEILHGDITKLAVDAIVNAANTSLLGGGGVDGAIHRAAGPELLAECRALNGCPTGEAKITNGYHLPVKFVIHTVGPVWQDGKRGEDELLASCYRNSLRLAVENGIRSIAFPSISTGAYRFPVERACQIALREVAAFLGSTDAIERVVFVCFDETTLKAYKSARQELAL; encoded by the coding sequence ATGGAAACAAGCATCGAAATCCTCCACGGCGATATCACGAAGCTCGCCGTGGACGCCATCGTCAACGCGGCCAACACGAGTTTGCTTGGCGGGGGCGGGGTGGACGGAGCGATTCATCGCGCGGCCGGGCCGGAACTTCTCGCGGAGTGCCGCGCGCTGAACGGTTGCCCGACCGGCGAAGCCAAGATCACCAACGGCTATCACTTGCCCGTGAAATTCGTGATCCACACTGTCGGCCCGGTCTGGCAGGACGGAAAACGCGGCGAAGACGAACTTCTCGCAAGCTGCTACCGGAACTCGCTCCGGCTCGCGGTCGAGAACGGAATCCGCAGCATCGCCTTTCCTTCCATCAGCACCGGAGCCTATCGCTTCCCCGTCGAGCGCGCCTGCCAAATCGCGCTTCGCGAAGTCGCTGCGTTCCTCGGTTCGACGGACGCAATCGAGCGGGTTGTCTTCGTCTGCTTCGACGAGACCACTCTGAAGGCATACAAGTCGGCGAGGCAGGAACTCGCCCTATAG
- a CDS encoding alpha-ketoacid dehydrogenase subunit beta: MAVMTLVQAVKSALDLKLADDENVIVFGEDVGVGGGVFRATEGLQKKYGAKRVFDTPLAESSIVGAAVGMAIAGLRPVVEIQFDGFMHPAFNQLVSHLARFRYRTRGERPMPVVVRFPNGDGVRALELHSDSLEAVYGHVPGLKVVMPSTPYDAKGLLISAIEENDPVLFLEPKRIYRAVKQDVPDGLYRIPIGKARVLQEGTNVTLVAYGAMIRVCQQAILEAKKDGISVELIDLRTIYPLDTATIVESVKKTGRLMVVHESPRSFGVAAEIIARVNEQAFYYLESPPRRLTGNDTIPPLPKSEDLYFFPPERVYYELKRAFEA, encoded by the coding sequence GTGGCCGTGATGACGCTCGTGCAGGCGGTCAAGTCCGCGCTCGATCTGAAACTTGCCGATGATGAGAACGTGATCGTGTTCGGCGAGGACGTGGGCGTGGGAGGCGGCGTGTTCCGCGCGACCGAGGGTTTGCAGAAAAAGTACGGCGCGAAGCGCGTGTTCGATACGCCCCTCGCCGAATCTTCCATCGTGGGAGCGGCGGTGGGAATGGCAATTGCTGGACTCCGGCCGGTGGTCGAGATTCAATTCGACGGCTTCATGCATCCCGCCTTCAATCAGCTTGTTTCCCATTTGGCGCGTTTCCGCTATCGCACCCGCGGCGAGCGACCGATGCCGGTGGTGGTGCGATTCCCCAACGGCGATGGGGTGCGCGCGCTGGAGCTTCACAGCGACAGCCTCGAAGCGGTGTACGGTCACGTGCCGGGATTGAAGGTGGTGATGCCGTCCACGCCCTATGATGCGAAGGGCTTGCTCATCAGTGCAATTGAAGAGAACGATCCGGTGCTGTTTCTGGAGCCAAAACGGATCTATCGCGCCGTCAAACAGGATGTGCCCGACGGACTGTATCGCATTCCCATCGGCAAGGCACGCGTGCTGCAGGAAGGAACGAACGTTACGCTGGTTGCCTACGGCGCGATGATTCGCGTTTGCCAGCAGGCGATTCTCGAAGCAAAGAAGGATGGAATCTCCGTTGAACTCATTGACCTTCGCACGATCTATCCGCTGGACACCGCGACGATTGTCGAGTCAGTCAAGAAGACCGGGCGGCTGATGGTCGTGCATGAATCTCCCCGCAGCTTCGGCGTGGCGGCAGAGATCATCGCCCGCGTGAACGAACAGGCGTTCTATTATCTCGAATCGCCGCCGCGCAGACTGACCGGCAACGACACGATTCCGCCGCTTCCCAAGAGCGAGGATTTGTATTTCTTCCCGCCTGAGCGCGTCTACTATGAACTCAAACGGGCCTTCGAGGCATAG
- the pdhA gene encoding pyruvate dehydrogenase (acetyl-transferring) E1 component subunit alpha: MTAEQKTATRRSAKPSTGSLFEAFDPLRGRRLEILDENGKVVGGEWMPELSDEKLLHAYKMMLLARVADLKAVSLQRQGRLYTLPPSLGQEACAVGSAITLEKEDWMVPAYRELGAWLVRGVPLSRVYLYFAGSEYGNVYPPGVRVLPTSVPISSQLLHAVGIGHAINYRNRKEVVITYFGDGGTSEGDFHEALNWAAVFHCPVIFFCNNNQYAISHPRARQTISETIAQKAIAYGMPGIQVDGNDFLAVYRATQEAASHARAGRGPVLIEGVTYRMGAHTTSDDPSKYRESEEEELWKARDPLIRMRKYLEAKGLWDETREEDAKTEAQAKADEDFAEAEKWKANSVDEIFAHVFESTVPELEAQAESLKSFRKWKEGR, from the coding sequence ATGACAGCTGAACAAAAGACTGCAACAAGACGAAGCGCAAAACCTTCCACCGGTTCGCTTTTCGAGGCGTTCGATCCCCTCCGTGGCCGACGGCTGGAGATTCTCGATGAGAACGGAAAGGTTGTTGGCGGAGAGTGGATGCCCGAGCTTTCCGACGAGAAGCTACTCCATGCCTACAAGATGATGCTGCTGGCGCGCGTGGCCGACCTCAAGGCGGTTTCTTTGCAGCGGCAGGGACGGCTGTACACGCTGCCGCCCAGCCTCGGACAGGAAGCCTGCGCCGTGGGCAGCGCCATCACTCTCGAAAAGGAAGATTGGATGGTCCCCGCCTATCGCGAACTGGGAGCATGGCTGGTGCGCGGTGTGCCGCTCTCGCGTGTGTACCTGTACTTCGCGGGAAGCGAATACGGCAACGTCTATCCGCCGGGAGTGCGCGTGCTGCCGACCTCGGTTCCGATTTCTTCGCAGCTTCTGCACGCGGTGGGGATCGGTCATGCCATCAACTACCGGAATCGCAAGGAAGTCGTCATCACCTATTTCGGCGACGGCGGAACGTCGGAAGGCGATTTTCACGAAGCGCTCAACTGGGCGGCCGTGTTCCATTGCCCGGTGATTTTTTTCTGCAACAACAATCAATATGCGATTTCCCATCCGCGCGCCCGGCAAACGATATCCGAAACCATCGCTCAGAAGGCCATCGCTTATGGCATGCCCGGCATTCAAGTGGACGGCAACGATTTTCTCGCGGTTTATCGCGCCACGCAGGAAGCCGCCAGTCACGCCCGCGCCGGTCGCGGCCCGGTACTGATCGAGGGCGTGACCTATCGCATGGGCGCGCACACCACCTCCGATGATCCTTCCAAGTATCGCGAGTCCGAAGAAGAAGAACTCTGGAAAGCCCGCGATCCGCTGATCCGTATGAGAAAATATCTCGAAGCGAAAGGTCTATGGGACGAGACTCGCGAAGAGGACGCCAAGACCGAGGCTCAAGCAAAAGCGGACGAGGACTTTGCCGAAGCCGAGAAGTGGAAAGCCAACTCCGTGGACGAAATCTTTGCCCACGTCTTCGAGAGCACCGTTCCCGAGCTGGAAGCACAGGCGGAGAGCCTGAAGAGCTTCCGCAAGTGGAAGGAGGGCCGCTGA
- the lpdA gene encoding dihydrolipoyl dehydrogenase, translating to MKSCDVIIIGAGPGGYVAAIRAAQLGLKTTLVEKYRMGGMCLNWGCVPARRLMESARVYDRALNAAAFGVEGIDKNSVCFNWKRSVAEKDRIVTKLVKGVEFLMKKNKVDVISGEARLAGGTRVIVGEETYETKKTIIATGSRPNRTHFAALPDNLAVEVDDFFARDEIPDSIIVAGGDTVACEMASMLHTIGKTVTIVTEEQKLVSRLDESLASYIADRFKKQGIRVLTGSRFTGVDGEGVKVGDEVIVCDLVVNCERRTAVLPQMNDVPLDVDNGFISVNEFMQTSVPSVYAVGDVTGSIFAHAASAQGICAINHIAGLKEAVDTLRMPVTIYMDPEISSVGYTEEELKRQGIEYVRGDFPMNVNSKAIVEGNIEGFVKILADQKYGEVLGVHVVAARATDLIAEAVMCMRTEGTLDDLTRVVHAHPTVSETVLEAGYKASGKPLHI from the coding sequence ATGAAATCCTGTGATGTAATCATTATCGGCGCCGGACCCGGCGGATACGTGGCGGCGATTCGCGCCGCGCAACTCGGACTGAAGACGACTCTTGTCGAGAAGTATCGAATGGGCGGCATGTGCCTGAACTGGGGCTGCGTCCCGGCGCGACGGCTCATGGAGAGCGCTCGCGTCTATGATCGCGCGCTCAATGCGGCCGCGTTCGGCGTGGAAGGAATTGACAAGAACTCCGTCTGCTTCAACTGGAAACGCTCCGTGGCCGAGAAGGATCGCATCGTGACCAAGCTGGTCAAGGGCGTCGAGTTCCTGATGAAAAAGAACAAGGTGGACGTGATCTCGGGCGAAGCTCGACTCGCGGGAGGAACTCGTGTGATTGTCGGCGAGGAAACCTACGAAACGAAGAAAACCATCATCGCCACCGGTTCCCGTCCGAATCGCACTCATTTCGCCGCGCTTCCCGATAACCTTGCCGTCGAGGTGGATGATTTTTTCGCGCGTGACGAGATTCCGGATAGCATCATCGTGGCCGGTGGAGATACGGTAGCCTGCGAGATGGCCAGCATGTTGCATACAATTGGAAAGACCGTAACGATAGTGACCGAGGAACAGAAACTTGTCAGCCGTTTGGATGAATCGCTTGCGAGTTACATTGCCGACCGATTCAAGAAACAGGGCATTCGCGTGCTCACCGGCAGCCGATTCACTGGTGTGGACGGAGAAGGAGTAAAGGTCGGCGATGAGGTGATCGTATGCGATCTGGTCGTTAACTGCGAACGGCGAACGGCGGTTCTCCCGCAAATGAACGACGTACCGCTCGATGTGGACAACGGTTTTATCTCCGTCAACGAATTCATGCAAACCAGCGTGCCTTCCGTGTATGCCGTCGGTGACGTGACGGGGAGTATCTTTGCCCACGCTGCTTCCGCTCAAGGAATTTGCGCGATCAACCACATCGCCGGTCTCAAGGAAGCGGTGGATACTCTGCGGATGCCAGTTACGATTTACATGGATCCCGAGATCAGTTCCGTCGGCTACACGGAAGAAGAGCTCAAGCGACAGGGCATCGAGTACGTTCGCGGCGATTTCCCCATGAACGTGAACAGCAAGGCCATCGTCGAAGGAAACATCGAAGGCTTTGTGAAGATCCTCGCCGACCAGAAATACGGCGAGGTTCTCGGTGTTCACGTGGTGGCCGCGCGGGCAACCGACTTGATCGCCGAAGCCGTCATGTGCATGCGAACCGAGGGAACGCTCGACGATCTGACGCGCGTGGTGCATGCCCATCCGACCGTCAGCGAAACCGTTCTCGAGGCGGGATACAAAGCCTCCGGCAAACCACTTCACATCTGA
- a CDS encoding 2-oxo acid dehydrogenase subunit E2, protein MVFVFKFPDIGEGIHEGKILEWYVSKSQTVKEGDPLVKVETDKVVADIPSPRTGVVKNLFGKVGQVINVGNVLAELEVEGKGDEIELARGKPAPSRPHVEGVEETGFGVVGQIEVAHDDAFLPATGEGIEEGRTVVSGERRKVLASPVARRMAKDLGVDIATIRGTGPGGRVMKEDVRLAAESQRRATIPAKSEMSPIAPPSRATSPVERVEYEGLSQLRKTIIARMVESKFTAPHMTAHEEVEISKLVELRREQKSAMVERGVNLSYLPFIIRAVALSLKKHRKLNCRLDLENNRVIYRNYFNIGIAVDTSDGLIVPVIKDADQRSIIELAQIIGDLAARARERKLTLNEIRDGTFSITNYGSLAGTYGAPIINYPEVAILGVGRIMEKPVVRNGQIVPGHVLPLSLSADHRIVDGGDVSRFLLDLMVYLSDPANMLLE, encoded by the coding sequence ATGGTTTTCGTATTCAAATTTCCCGACATCGGCGAAGGCATCCACGAGGGTAAAATCCTTGAGTGGTACGTTTCCAAGAGCCAGACAGTCAAAGAGGGCGATCCGCTGGTCAAAGTGGAGACTGACAAGGTCGTGGCCGATATTCCGTCGCCGCGCACGGGCGTCGTGAAGAACCTGTTCGGCAAAGTCGGACAGGTCATCAACGTCGGCAACGTGCTGGCCGAGCTGGAAGTCGAGGGCAAGGGCGACGAGATCGAACTGGCTCGCGGCAAACCCGCTCCTTCGCGTCCCCACGTGGAAGGAGTCGAGGAAACCGGTTTCGGCGTCGTCGGTCAGATCGAGGTCGCGCACGACGATGCTTTCCTTCCCGCTACGGGAGAGGGAATAGAGGAGGGACGCACCGTTGTTTCCGGGGAGCGTCGCAAGGTGCTGGCTTCTCCGGTTGCCCGCCGCATGGCCAAGGACCTCGGTGTGGACATCGCTACGATTCGCGGCACCGGTCCCGGCGGCCGCGTGATGAAGGAAGACGTTCGACTTGCTGCGGAATCCCAGCGCAGAGCTACGATTCCCGCAAAAAGCGAGATGTCGCCGATTGCACCTCCATCGCGCGCAACGTCACCCGTTGAGCGAGTGGAATACGAAGGACTTTCCCAACTTCGCAAGACGATTATCGCGCGGATGGTCGAGTCCAAGTTCACGGCTCCCCACATGACGGCTCACGAAGAGGTCGAGATTTCCAAATTGGTCGAGCTGCGCCGCGAGCAAAAATCGGCTATGGTAGAGCGTGGAGTGAACTTGTCTTATCTGCCGTTCATCATCCGCGCAGTGGCACTATCACTCAAGAAACATCGCAAATTGAACTGCCGGCTCGATCTGGAGAACAACCGCGTCATCTACCGCAACTACTTTAATATCGGCATCGCGGTGGATACATCAGACGGCTTGATCGTTCCGGTCATCAAGGATGCCGACCAGAGAAGCATCATAGAGCTTGCCCAGATCATCGGTGATCTGGCCGCGCGCGCCCGCGAGCGCAAGTTGACTCTGAATGAGATTCGCGACGGCACCTTCAGTATCACCAATTATGGTTCGCTGGCCGGAACCTACGGCGCGCCTATCATCAACTATCCCGAAGTAGCGATTCTCGGCGTCGGTCGCATCATGGAAAAGCCCGTCGTAAGAAACGGTCAGATCGTTCCCGGACACGTCCTGCCGCTCTCGCTCAGCGCCGATCATCGCATCGTGGACGGTGGCGACGTTTCTCGATTCCTGCTCGATCTCATGGTCTATCTGTCCGATCCCGCAAACATGCTGCTGGAGTAG